The following proteins are encoded in a genomic region of Atribacterota bacterium:
- a CDS encoding chromate transporter translates to MLNAAAYGGYKVQGIFGSVMAPSRLVLAPFFVIAMVVRRYYDHLLVKSILCGLRRVIIDLVVSALISIATEAYRGLNHW, encoded by the coding sequence GTGCTGAATGCTGCCGCGTATGGGGGTTACAAGGTTCAAGGAATTTTCGGATCCGTCATGGCACCATCGAGATTGGTTCTTGCACCTTTCTTCGTCATTGCTATGGTTGTGCGTAGATACTATGACCATCTCCTGGTAAAGAGTATTCTCTGTGGTCTTCGAAGAGTAATTATAGACCTAGTTGTTTCGGCATTGATATCGATTGCTACCGAGGCCTATAGGGGGCTTAACCACTGGTAG
- a CDS encoding HAMP domain-containing sensor histidine kinase — MNLLRRKLFAFLIPKRSERDKKNAVGERECRDRLAEILDIFDCLQKPALCFLVTSQTFTANGEFFRVTGIPFSSVPRWIHEFPFVGQIVLEENTTLRLGGKEYRLLSCPIEEAVLFVFDSSPDATQWFSEIQFFLTALGHELKTPLTILKGYVQILQDEIVPEKRETVLKLQEQIVRLEETLNNFRSLSLLQRRGHISWRDVTEVIALVEKNWQEEIAQKKLRWQYVPFLGDSSKSVALSRGDFYLLFSNLFSNAVKFSPPKGTVTLSWALEGDYLVLVFCNALPENISAQELLAKWEHFRKMKELPGKSLGIYLIEKALQRVGGKMEVSFGVEGEVVVQVFLPLEKDIS, encoded by the coding sequence TTGAACCTCCTGCGGCGTAAGCTTTTTGCCTTCCTGATTCCGAAGCGAAGTGAGAGGGATAAAAAGAATGCCGTTGGCGAAAGAGAGTGTCGAGACCGACTAGCGGAAATTCTGGATATTTTCGACTGCCTTCAAAAGCCTGCTTTGTGTTTTTTGGTCACATCACAGACTTTTACGGCCAATGGAGAATTTTTTCGAGTCACGGGTATCCCATTTTCGAGTGTGCCACGGTGGATTCATGAATTCCCTTTTGTGGGGCAGATCGTTTTAGAAGAAAACACCACACTCCGTCTTGGCGGGAAAGAATATCGTCTCCTTTCTTGTCCCATTGAAGAGGCTGTTCTCTTTGTTTTTGATAGTTCGCCTGATGCCACGCAATGGTTTTCCGAAATTCAGTTTTTCCTTACGGCTTTGGGGCATGAGTTGAAAACGCCCTTGACCATTCTTAAAGGGTATGTCCAGATTTTGCAAGACGAGATTGTACCTGAAAAGAGGGAAACCGTATTGAAGCTCCAGGAACAGATTGTTCGTTTGGAAGAAACTCTGAACAATTTCCGCAGCCTATCCCTTTTACAAAGAAGAGGGCATATTTCCTGGAGGGACGTTACCGAAGTCATAGCCCTGGTAGAAAAAAATTGGCAGGAGGAGATAGCCCAAAAAAAGTTACGCTGGCAATATGTACCGTTTTTAGGCGATTCCTCTAAAAGTGTCGCTCTTTCCCGGGGTGATTTTTATCTCCTGTTTTCGAATCTCTTTTCCAACGCGGTGAAATTCAGTCCCCCAAAGGGTACCGTCACTCTTTCCTGGGCTCTTGAAGGCGATTATCTCGTTCTTGTATTTTGCAACGCCCTTCCTGAGAATATTTCCGCCCAAGAACTTCTTGCAAAATGGGAACATTTTCGCAAAATGAAAGAGCTTCCAGGAAAAAGCCTGGGTATTTACCTTATAGAAAAGGCACTGCAAAGAGTGGGAGGTAAAATGGAGGTAAGTTTTGGTGTCGAAGGAGAAGTGGTTGTGCAGGTTTTTTTGCCTTTGGAGAAAGATATTTCTTGA